The following coding sequences are from one Granulicella sp. L56 window:
- a CDS encoding LacI family DNA-binding transcriptional regulator produces MSAPKLADIAKRAGVSIAAVSIALNNRDTKRVGAAKREEIHRIAEELSYTPNELAKALAEQKTRLLGLMVPLRDPIFFNHFIAQALSGIQATLMRRGYNLLVYSPSGRPGRSTRDQILESKFTDGLIFINTRSCSTRDVAETVQELNAAQIKFTMINSYYGRAPVNYVGVDDPAIGEAAVHYLVERDHRCIAFLSGSEKLPTHIHLLQGMRRALVTYGEELPPDRIGCTGYDEMAAFAILDRWFQSKRMRPTAIFCADDQLLMHLYDYIEARRMKIPEDVSVLGRGNAGLISLLRPRPTAFYIPTFEMGELAAEMLIDSIEQPTTNRQRVMLPFKLHIGQTA; encoded by the coding sequence ATGTCGGCACCAAAGCTGGCGGACATCGCTAAACGCGCGGGAGTTTCGATTGCTGCCGTTTCGATTGCGTTGAACAATCGCGATACGAAACGAGTGGGTGCGGCGAAAAGAGAAGAAATCCATAGAATCGCCGAAGAGCTGAGCTACACTCCGAATGAATTGGCGAAGGCGCTCGCTGAGCAGAAGACCCGTCTACTCGGTTTGATGGTGCCGTTGCGTGACCCAATTTTTTTTAATCACTTTATTGCTCAAGCCCTGAGCGGAATCCAGGCGACGCTCATGCGCCGCGGATACAACCTTCTGGTGTATTCGCCTTCTGGAAGGCCGGGGCGTTCGACGCGCGACCAGATTTTGGAGAGCAAGTTTACCGATGGCTTGATCTTTATCAACACGAGATCCTGTTCGACGCGCGACGTGGCGGAGACTGTTCAGGAGTTGAACGCGGCCCAGATCAAGTTCACGATGATCAATTCATATTATGGTCGGGCGCCCGTGAATTATGTGGGGGTTGATGATCCGGCGATTGGCGAGGCAGCCGTCCACTATCTGGTAGAACGGGATCATCGCTGCATCGCATTTCTAAGTGGATCAGAGAAGCTCCCAACGCACATCCACCTCCTTCAGGGCATGCGCCGCGCCCTGGTGACGTATGGAGAGGAATTGCCACCAGATCGTATCGGATGTACGGGGTATGACGAGATGGCAGCATTTGCAATTCTGGACCGTTGGTTTCAGAGCAAGCGGATGCGACCGACTGCGATCTTTTGCGCGGACGACCAGTTGTTGATGCATCTCTATGACTATATCGAGGCGAGACGGATGAAGATCCCGGAAGATGTCTCTGTTCTGGGCCGCGGCAACGCCGGACTGATATCCCTTCTGCGTCCGCGACCGACGGCTTTCTATATTCCTACCTTCGAGATGGGTGAACTGGCGGCAGAGATGCTAATCGACTCGATCGAACAACCGACGACGAACCGGCAGCGTGTGATGCTGCCATTCAAATTACATATCGGTCAGACAGCTTAG